In Xylanibacter ruminicola 23, a single genomic region encodes these proteins:
- the gldM gene encoding gliding motility protein GldM, with translation MAIKKRPVSPRQRMINLMYVVLMAMLALNVSNEVLNGFSIVEESLNRTTGNSAKENLAIYKTFEQQLKANPQKTREWYGKAQQVRQMSDSLYNFAASLKQAIVVEADGKDGDVTNIRNKEDQEPANYVMLSPTNGQGQKLYKAINSFRERMLTMVTDEKQRQIIASNLTTQVPKRAMGKNWAEYMFESMPAAAAVTLLSKLQSDVRYAEGEVLHTLVQNIDVKDVRVNLLDAFVIPNSKTIVRGDRFSARIVMAAVDTTQVPDIFIGGQKVNLQNGLYETVCGKTGDFTLKGYMEMVNGNGDRIRREFTQDYTVVEPSATVSADLMNMLYAGYANPISISVPGVPLNKIQASMTNGTLQSVGPGKYIARPAKIGQNAVITVTSTNTGHAQQMGQYTFRVRKLPDPTPYISMKDEHGNPARYKGGALSKGQLVAVEHLGAAIDDGILDIAFRVQSFETVFFDNMGNAVPMASDGAQFSARQKDTFRKLARNRRFYISRVTVTGPDGLTRTLTNPMEVIVK, from the coding sequence ATGGCAATCAAGAAAAGACCCGTTTCTCCACGTCAGAGGATGATTAACCTGATGTACGTTGTCCTGATGGCGATGTTGGCACTTAACGTTTCGAACGAGGTGCTCAACGGCTTTTCGATTGTGGAGGAAAGTCTGAACCGCACTACAGGTAACTCCGCCAAGGAGAACCTGGCCATCTACAAAACCTTTGAGCAGCAGCTGAAGGCTAACCCGCAGAAAACCCGCGAGTGGTACGGCAAAGCCCAGCAGGTGCGCCAGATGAGCGACTCGCTGTATAACTTTGCTGCCAGTCTGAAGCAGGCCATCGTGGTTGAGGCCGATGGCAAGGATGGCGATGTCACTAATATCCGCAATAAGGAGGATCAGGAGCCTGCTAACTACGTGATGCTCTCGCCTACCAACGGACAGGGACAGAAACTGTACAAGGCTATCAACAGTTTCCGTGAGCGTATGCTGACGATGGTAACTGATGAGAAACAGCGACAGATTATAGCCAGCAATCTTACTACCCAGGTGCCCAAGCGTGCTATGGGTAAGAACTGGGCCGAATATATGTTTGAGTCGATGCCCGCTGCGGCTGCCGTTACGCTGCTGTCGAAACTGCAGAGTGATGTGCGCTATGCCGAGGGCGAGGTTCTGCATACTCTGGTACAGAACATCGACGTGAAGGATGTTCGTGTAAACCTGTTGGATGCCTTTGTGATTCCCAACTCAAAAACGATTGTTCGTGGCGACCGTTTCTCGGCCCGTATCGTGATGGCTGCTGTTGATACCACCCAGGTACCCGATATCTTTATCGGCGGACAGAAGGTAAACCTTCAGAACGGACTGTACGAAACCGTGTGTGGCAAGACTGGCGACTTTACGCTGAAGGGCTATATGGAGATGGTGAATGGCAATGGCGACCGCATACGCCGTGAGTTTACACAGGACTACACCGTAGTTGAGCCCAGCGCTACTGTATCGGCCGACCTGATGAACATGCTTTATGCAGGTTATGCCAACCCCATCAGCATCAGTGTGCCAGGTGTGCCGCTGAATAAGATTCAGGCCTCGATGACCAATGGTACGTTGCAGAGCGTGGGGCCTGGCAAGTACATCGCACGTCCAGCAAAGATAGGACAGAACGCTGTGATTACCGTTACCAGCACCAATACCGGTCATGCCCAGCAGATGGGGCAGTACACCTTCCGTGTCAGGAAATTGCCCGATCCTACACCTTATATATCGATGAAGGATGAGCATGGCAATCCCGCCCGATACAAGGGTGGAGCCTTGAGCAAGGGACAGCTGGTGGCTGTAGAACATCTGGGTGCTGCTATCGACGATGGCATACTGGATATTGCATTCCGTGTGCAGAGCTTCGAAACGGTGTTCTTCGACAATATGGGTAACGCCGTGCCGATGGCATCGGATGGTGCACAGTTTTCGGCTCGTCAGAAGGATACCTTCCGCAAGCTGGCTCGTAATCGCCGATTCTATATTTCGAGGGTAACGGTAACCGGTCCCGATGGATTAACCCGCACCCTGACTAACCCCATGGAAGTGATTGTAAAATAA
- the gldL gene encoding gliding motility protein GldL, with translation MTIYSKYNVIYRLQKWMDSVPGQTFLNYAYSWGAAIVILGTLFKLTHLKGADFFLFLGMGTEVLVFFLSAFDRPFDKTTDGMVLDTHVNVNGEAPVASKGGSATVVGGNGGTIIINGNGGTYTGSSTNSPSTPSAQPAAVQSAVAVQPTSVSAHPELDAATSTYVEELKHLTETLSKVSAQNEKLAHDSEEMENLNRTLTGICKVYEMQLKSASAQIGTIDDINEQTKKMAAQIAELNKIYSRMIEAMTAKMNA, from the coding sequence ATGACGATATACAGCAAATATAATGTAATTTACCGCTTGCAGAAGTGGATGGACAGTGTGCCAGGACAGACGTTCCTGAACTACGCCTACTCGTGGGGCGCAGCAATCGTTATCTTAGGTACGCTGTTTAAGCTTACCCACCTGAAGGGCGCCGATTTCTTCTTGTTCCTTGGTATGGGTACCGAGGTGCTGGTTTTTTTCCTTTCGGCCTTTGATCGTCCGTTCGACAAGACTACCGATGGTATGGTGCTGGATACCCACGTAAACGTGAATGGTGAAGCGCCCGTTGCAAGTAAAGGCGGCAGCGCAACTGTAGTAGGTGGCAATGGTGGAACCATCATCATTAATGGCAACGGTGGTACCTATACTGGCTCATCGACCAATTCACCGTCGACACCCAGCGCCCAGCCTGCTGCTGTTCAGTCGGCAGTTGCAGTCCAGCCGACATCTGTTTCGGCTCATCCCGAGCTGGATGCTGCTACATCTACCTACGTAGAGGAACTGAAGCATCTGACTGAGACCCTCTCGAAGGTATCGGCCCAGAACGAGAAGCTGGCTCACGACTCTGAGGAGATGGAGAACCTGAACCGCACGCTAACTGGCATCTGCAAGGTTTACGAGATGCAGTTGAAGAGTGCCAGCGCCCAGATTGGTACGATCGATGATATTAACGAACAAACCAAGAAGATGGCCGCCCAGATAGCAGAACTGAATAAGATTTATAGCCGTATGATTGAGGCAATGACGGCTAAGATGAACGCATAA
- a CDS encoding SUMF1/EgtB/PvdO family nonheme iron enzyme, translating into MKKLIGLCTVAALMLTSCFGGKLMTANGGEVTGTSGRAFTEPTPYGMVLVKRGHVKMGIENQDSLWGKKTPVRDISVDGFWMDETEVTNSKYRQFVNYVRDSILRERLSEIDETYKTVKTDREGNEISTVLNWKKPLPRRPSEDEQEIIDAMYVTNPVTGDKMLDFRQLNYRYEVYDYTAAALRRNRLNPQERNLNTDLTVDPDEQVWISKDTAYVDDEGRIVRESINRPLSGPWDFLNTYIVNVFPDTTCWVNDFPNADNEMYLRYYFSNPAYNDYPVVGVTWEQANAYCAWRTEYLLKGLGPAARYVQRYRLPTEAEWEYAARGKDQNEFPWDNEDVASGKGCFYANFKPDNGNYTKDGNLITSRVGIYSANSNGLYDMAGNVAEWTSTIYTEAGVEAMNDINPTLKYNAAQEDPYRLKRKSVRGGSWKDPESYIRSAWRTAEYQNQPRSYIGFRCVRSLANSTSERAKSTKGKRK; encoded by the coding sequence ATGAAGAAACTGATAGGACTATGCACCGTTGCGGCACTGATGCTTACTAGCTGTTTTGGCGGTAAGCTGATGACAGCCAATGGCGGTGAGGTGACAGGTACCAGTGGCAGAGCTTTTACCGAGCCTACGCCCTACGGCATGGTGCTGGTTAAGCGTGGCCATGTGAAAATGGGTATTGAGAACCAGGATTCGCTGTGGGGTAAGAAAACACCCGTACGCGATATCTCGGTAGATGGATTCTGGATGGACGAGACCGAGGTTACCAACTCGAAGTATCGCCAGTTTGTGAATTATGTACGCGACTCCATCCTGCGCGAGCGTCTTTCAGAGATTGACGAAACCTACAAGACGGTAAAGACCGACCGTGAAGGTAACGAGATTTCGACCGTACTGAATTGGAAGAAACCACTGCCACGCCGCCCCAGCGAAGATGAGCAGGAGATTATCGATGCCATGTACGTAACCAATCCCGTAACAGGCGATAAAATGCTGGATTTCCGACAGCTTAACTACCGCTACGAGGTGTACGACTATACCGCCGCAGCCCTGCGTCGTAACCGACTGAACCCACAGGAGCGCAACCTGAATACCGACCTGACAGTTGATCCCGACGAGCAGGTGTGGATATCGAAAGATACTGCCTATGTGGATGACGAGGGGCGTATTGTTCGCGAGAGTATCAATCGTCCGCTTTCGGGACCGTGGGATTTCCTGAATACCTATATCGTAAACGTATTCCCCGACACCACGTGCTGGGTAAACGATTTCCCCAATGCTGATAACGAGATGTATCTGCGTTACTATTTCTCGAATCCCGCTTACAACGATTATCCCGTGGTAGGTGTTACCTGGGAGCAGGCCAATGCTTACTGTGCCTGGCGTACTGAGTATCTGCTGAAAGGCTTAGGTCCCGCAGCCCGTTATGTGCAGCGTTACCGCCTGCCAACCGAGGCAGAGTGGGAGTATGCCGCCCGTGGCAAGGATCAGAACGAGTTCCCATGGGATAACGAGGATGTGGCCAGCGGCAAGGGTTGTTTCTATGCCAATTTTAAGCCCGATAATGGCAACTATACCAAGGATGGTAATCTGATTACCAGTAGGGTGGGCATCTATTCGGCCAACTCGAATGGACTTTACGATATGGCAGGTAATGTGGCCGAGTGGACCAGCACCATCTATACCGAGGCAGGTGTTGAGGCAATGAACGATATCAACCCCACACTGAAGTACAACGCTGCTCAGGAGGATCCCTATCGCCTGAAGCGTAAGAGTGTGCGTGGTGGTTCGTGGAAGGATCCCGAGTCGTATATCCGTTCGGCCTGGCGTACAGCTGAGTATCAGAACCAGCCCCGTTCGTATATTGGATTCCGCTGTGTGCGCAGTCTGGCCAATTCAACCAGTGAGCGCGCCAAAAGCACAAAAGGTAAGAGAAAGTAA
- a CDS encoding PorP/SprF family type IX secretion system membrane protein → MKRFFIAIVGLWIVAATVRAQYDVSFAHYWAMEPSFNPAAVGKEAKLNVTGAYALQLAGFEHNPKTMYAAADMQLYGLGTYHGVGVQLLNDDIGLFSHKRLAVQYAYQRRVVKGKLSVGVQLGMLGETFDGSKAEMPEDGSDPILSSSSINGSGLDVSAGIYYQALNWYMGASVLHLNNPVVALGETSELSIDATYYFTAGYNIQLNHPFFKIQTSVLGRTDGVAWRADVTGRVRYEHDKKMLYAGLSYSPTNSVTVLVGGRWHGIHLGYSYECYTSAINVGNGSHELFVGYETELNLYKKGRNLHKSVRLL, encoded by the coding sequence GTGAAACGTTTCTTTATCGCAATAGTAGGGCTGTGGATTGTGGCTGCAACGGTGCGGGCGCAATACGATGTTTCCTTTGCTCATTACTGGGCAATGGAGCCGTCGTTTAACCCCGCGGCTGTGGGTAAGGAGGCTAAGCTGAATGTGACTGGAGCCTATGCGCTGCAGTTGGCTGGGTTTGAGCACAACCCTAAAACCATGTATGCGGCGGCCGATATGCAACTGTATGGCTTGGGTACCTATCATGGCGTTGGTGTTCAGCTGCTGAACGATGATATCGGATTGTTCTCGCACAAACGTCTGGCTGTGCAGTATGCCTACCAGCGACGGGTGGTGAAAGGCAAGTTGAGCGTAGGTGTGCAGTTGGGTATGCTGGGCGAGACGTTTGATGGCAGCAAGGCTGAAATGCCCGAGGATGGCAGTGACCCCATACTATCGAGCTCGTCGATAAACGGTTCGGGACTTGATGTGTCGGCAGGCATCTATTATCAGGCACTTAACTGGTACATGGGAGCATCGGTTCTGCACTTGAACAACCCGGTGGTAGCATTGGGCGAAACCAGCGAACTGAGTATTGATGCAACATATTATTTTACCGCAGGATACAATATTCAGCTAAATCATCCGTTTTTTAAAATACAGACCTCTGTGTTAGGACGCACCGATGGGGTGGCCTGGCGGGCCGATGTAACAGGGCGCGTAAGGTACGAACACGATAAAAAGATGTTGTACGCAGGCCTTTCGTATAGTCCTACCAACTCAGTAACGGTGCTGGTAGGTGGCCGATGGCACGGCATACATCTGGGCTACAGCTACGAGTGCTATACCAGCGCCATTAACGTGGGTAACGGCAGTCATGAACTGTTTGTGGGCTACGAGACAGAGTTGAATCTGTATAAAAAGGGCAGAAATCTGCATAAGAGCGTAAGATTACTATAG
- a CDS encoding glutaminase family protein: MQKKLTTLLGMALAVTCAFAQTELFKPYKQTALRLPAVPIVVNDPYFSIWSPYDKLTEGNTRLWTGDEKPLEGLLRVDGTTYRFMGDKEHKVLKAIAPMSDEAAWEGQYTETKQTDGWHKPDFKADGWQKGRAAFGNAGDNIRTGWSKEHSHIYIRREINLTADDLKGDLYALYSHDDACELYINGTQVATGRMDAVFNESVHLNAQQKQLLHEGRNVMALHVYNNAGGAYADFGLYANIGIEATSVKTAVQKSVDVMATSTYYTFTCGPVALDVVFTSPMLIDDLDLLSTPVSYVSYQVKSLDRKKHDVQFALLASPQIATNKPHQPTESTVVSVNGVKYLKTGTIDQPILAKKGDGIGIDWGYLYVADFNGKVSLDSYNNIINGFMAKGDLNCGQQLVRAYKQNDTPVLAYVHNFGKVDQQPQASFSLIGYDEVEDIEYMYQRYKAYWAHGGKVDIFDAFNKLNRNYKSIMERCRAMDKQIYDDALKVGNAHYAEILSGSYRHVLAAHKLFEDNEGHLLYFSKENNSNGCVNTVDLTYPSAPLFLAYNPELQKAMMTSIFEYSRSGRWTKPFAAHDLGTYPIANGQVYGGDMPIEEAGNMLTLAAQLCIQDGNIDYVKPYWDILTQWTDYLVENGQDPSNQLCTDDFAGHWPHNCNLSVKAIMGVAGYALMARMKGDAATAERYMNRARQMAKKWEADAREGDHYKLAFDRQNTWSQKYNMIWDKLWNTNLFGDEVMQREVSYYLKQQNTYGLPLDIRKDYTKTDWIMWSAAMANDKDTFLKFVEPIYKYIDETQSRVPISDWHETKTGMMVGFKARSVIGGYWMRLLVK, from the coding sequence ATGCAAAAGAAACTTACTACCTTATTAGGTATGGCATTAGCCGTTACCTGTGCCTTTGCACAAACAGAACTGTTTAAACCCTACAAACAAACAGCGCTCCGACTCCCAGCAGTACCCATTGTGGTTAACGATCCCTATTTTTCAATCTGGTCGCCCTACGACAAGTTAACCGAAGGCAACACACGTCTTTGGACAGGCGACGAGAAACCTTTGGAAGGATTGTTGCGCGTGGATGGCACTACCTACCGCTTTATGGGCGACAAAGAGCACAAGGTGCTGAAAGCCATCGCCCCGATGAGCGACGAGGCAGCTTGGGAGGGTCAGTACACAGAGACTAAACAGACTGATGGTTGGCACAAGCCAGATTTCAAAGCCGATGGCTGGCAGAAAGGTCGCGCTGCGTTTGGTAATGCTGGCGACAACATCCGCACGGGGTGGAGCAAGGAGCACAGCCATATCTACATCCGACGCGAGATTAACCTGACTGCCGACGATTTGAAAGGCGATCTGTACGCTCTCTATTCGCATGATGATGCCTGCGAGCTCTACATCAACGGCACACAGGTGGCAACAGGTCGTATGGATGCCGTATTCAATGAGTCGGTACACCTGAATGCCCAGCAGAAGCAGCTGCTGCACGAGGGACGCAACGTGATGGCTCTGCACGTATACAATAATGCGGGCGGTGCCTATGCCGACTTTGGATTGTATGCCAACATCGGTATCGAGGCAACCTCGGTTAAGACGGCTGTACAGAAGAGCGTCGACGTGATGGCCACTTCAACCTACTACACATTTACCTGCGGTCCGGTAGCATTGGATGTGGTGTTCACATCGCCTATGCTGATTGATGATCTCGACCTGCTCTCTACCCCCGTTTCGTATGTTTCGTATCAGGTAAAGAGCTTAGACCGCAAGAAGCACGACGTGCAGTTTGCATTGTTGGCAAGTCCACAGATTGCAACCAACAAGCCTCATCAGCCCACAGAGTCGACAGTGGTTTCAGTGAATGGTGTGAAGTATCTTAAGACAGGTACTATCGATCAGCCCATCCTGGCCAAGAAAGGCGATGGCATCGGCATAGATTGGGGTTATCTGTATGTAGCCGACTTCAACGGCAAGGTATCACTCGACAGCTACAACAACATTATCAACGGCTTTATGGCCAAGGGCGACCTGAACTGCGGTCAGCAGCTGGTGCGTGCTTACAAGCAAAACGACACCCCAGTACTGGCCTATGTTCATAACTTTGGTAAGGTTGACCAGCAGCCACAGGCATCGTTCTCGCTGATTGGCTACGACGAGGTTGAGGATATCGAGTATATGTACCAACGCTACAAGGCCTACTGGGCACATGGTGGCAAGGTGGATATCTTCGACGCTTTCAATAAGCTGAACCGTAATTACAAGAGCATTATGGAGCGTTGCCGCGCCATGGATAAGCAGATTTACGACGATGCCCTGAAGGTAGGTAATGCGCACTATGCCGAGATTCTCTCTGGCTCTTATCGCCACGTGCTGGCAGCACATAAGCTGTTCGAGGACAACGAGGGACATCTGCTGTACTTCTCGAAGGAGAACAACTCTAACGGTTGCGTAAACACCGTGGATCTTACCTATCCTTCGGCACCACTCTTCCTGGCTTACAACCCTGAGTTGCAGAAAGCCATGATGACCAGTATTTTTGAGTATAGTCGCTCTGGTCGCTGGACCAAGCCCTTTGCTGCTCACGACCTGGGCACCTACCCCATTGCCAACGGACAGGTATATGGTGGCGACATGCCTATCGAAGAGGCAGGTAACATGCTGACTCTGGCTGCACAGCTCTGCATCCAGGATGGTAACATCGATTACGTAAAGCCTTACTGGGACATTCTTACCCAGTGGACCGACTATCTGGTAGAGAACGGACAGGACCCATCGAACCAGTTGTGTACCGACGACTTTGCTGGCCACTGGCCACACAACTGTAACCTTTCGGTTAAAGCTATCATGGGCGTAGCAGGCTATGCGCTGATGGCCCGCATGAAAGGCGATGCCGCTACAGCCGAGCGCTATATGAACCGTGCCCGCCAGATGGCCAAGAAATGGGAGGCCGATGCTCGTGAGGGCGATCACTACAAGTTGGCATTCGACCGCCAGAACACTTGGAGTCAGAAGTACAATATGATCTGGGACAAACTGTGGAACACCAACCTGTTTGGCGATGAGGTGATGCAGCGCGAGGTAAGCTACTACCTGAAGCAGCAGAACACCTACGGTCTGCCACTCGACATCCGTAAGGACTATACTAAGACCGACTGGATTATGTGGAGTGCAGCGATGGCCAACGATAAGGATACCTTCCTGAAGTTTGTGGAACCTATCTACAAATATATAGACGAGACGCAGTCGCGCGTGCCTATCAGCGACTGGCACGAGACAAAGACCGGAATGATGGTTGGGTTCAAAGCTCGCTCGGTTATTGGTGGTTATTGGATGAGATTGTTAGTTAAGTAA